The following are encoded together in the Misgurnus anguillicaudatus chromosome 14, ASM2758022v2, whole genome shotgun sequence genome:
- the zgpat gene encoding zinc finger CCCH-type with G patch domain-containing protein gives MDESSLEEAIKTYSGQLQQVELALAAGLGSDEQADLLKLKEDLQQLIELTESSLVSVKKSQLLASLEDPSTIQNFTSVSETAKEKSLDDDFAAFYAELSQDSSEVRQNTEPEDEEQEEDGEEEEEDLSGTKVRAPYRTSWGTLEYHNAMVVCPEEAEGDEARVRVLYLHPTNKSMKACGFYLEGKCRFMDSCRFSHGEVVCVSELRDFLEADISNMESGSACLAKHEDGIWYPAKISEIEGGFYTVKFDSLLLKEAVLEADGVIPPLRQDDCSSSSSSDSEDDPDQCNGGYAKVFTSREEDMAKVNSAEFCGWEAHTRGIGSKLLLKMGYELGKGLGKTLSGRVEPVQAVVLPKGHSLDQCAELTQRKVAAAIAKDNPASRKPKAKKKKASVSTRRNVFDFLNSKLSSQPAPHSSNSSVTGAEAYRGGTTTKRSLNVRLFQATEKVGQVEKEIQRLTESLRRRNGRDATVVSRIEEKLASSRKLLVQLKAQEQTIQREQKKADTHKKMTEF, from the exons ATGGATGAAAGCAGCCTCGAAGAAGCTATCAAGACCTACAGCGGTCAGCTCCAGCAGGTGGAGTTGGCATTAGCTGCTGGTCTGGGTTCAGATGAACAGGCGGATCTGCTGAAACTAAAGGAGGATCTACAACAGCTCATTGAGCTCACAGAATCCAGTCTGGTGTCTGTTAAAAAAAGCCAATTGCTGGCATCTTTGGAGGATCCCTCGACCATACAAAATTTCACATCAGTTAGTGAAACCGCTAAAGAAAAGAGCCTGGACGATGACTTCGCCGCTTTCTATGCGGAACTGTCACAGGACTCTTCTGAGGTGAGACAAAACACAGAACCTGAAGATGAGGAGCAGGAGGAGGATggagaagaagaggaggaggattTGAGCGGAACAAAAGTACGAGCACCCTACCGTACCTCATGGGGAACGCTAGAGTACCACAATGCCATGGTGGTTTGCCCTGAGGAGGCAGAAGGGGATGAGGCTCGAGTTCGAGTGCTTTACCTTCATCCCACAAATAAATCCATGAAAGCCTGTGGCTTCTACCTGGAGGGCAAGTGCCGTTTCATGGACAGCTGCAG gTTCTCTCACGGAGAGGTTGTGTGTGTATCAGAACTACGAGACTTCCTAGAAGCTGACATCAGTAACATGGAGTCAGGCTCTGCGTGTTTAGCCAAGCATGAAGATGGCATCTGGTACCCAGCCAAAATATCAG AGATTGAAGGTGGTTTTTACACCGTGAAATTTGACTCGCTTCTGTTGAAGGAGGCTGTGCTGGAGGCTGATGGAGTCATTCCTCCTCTTCGTCAGGATGACTgttcctcctcttcctcatcaGACTCAGAGGATGATCCTGACCAGTGTAATGGTGGCTATGCTAAAG tgtttactTCTAGAGAGGAGGATATGGCAAAGGTCAACAGTGCTGAGTTTTGTGGTTGGGAGGCTCATACACGAGGCATTGGCTCTAAACTTTTGCTGAAAATGGGTTATGAGCTTGGAAAAG GTTTGGGGAAGACGTTGTCTGGTCGAGTAGAGCCAGTTCAAGCAGTGGTTCTTCCAAAAGGCCATTCGTTAGACCAGTGTGCTGAATTAACTCAGAGAAAGGTAGCAGCCGCGATCGCCAAGGATAACCCAGCATCCCGTAAGCCAAAGGCTAAAAAGAAGAAGGCCTCAGTGTCGACACGTCGTAATGTTTTTGATTTCCTGAACTCTAAACTTAGCTCTCAACCTGCACCTCATTCATCGAACTCTTCGGTCACTGGCGCCGAGGCCTACAGGGGTGGAACAACCACCAAACGTTCCCTGAATGTCCGTCTATTCCAGGCGACAGAGAAAGTAGGTCAGGTGGAGAAAGAAATTCAGCGGCTCACAGAGTCTCTCCGCAGACGAAATGGAAG GGATGCTACGGTGGTCAGTCGAATAGAGGAGAAACTCGCCTCCTCTCGCAAGTTGCTGGTGCAGCTGAAGGCTCAAGAGCAGACAATTCAGAGAGAGCAGAAGAAAGCAGACACGCATAAGAAAATGACTGAATtctga